CAGGGCGACCGAGGTGATCAGGTAGCCGACGTAGGTCGTCATCGAGGCCGGCCGGTCACCGCCGAGCAGCTCCCCGACGCCGCCGAGGGCGCGGATGCCGACCAGGAACTCCAGCATCCAGACGGTCGATGCGAGCCACGGCGGCCGTGCCCGCCAGCGCCACGCGGAGAAGACCGCGAGGAACACCACCAGGGCGCCGTATCCGATCGCGATCCAGCTGATCATGTCGAGCGTGCTCACGGGCGACATCATCGCCGACGATTGCCGCGTCACGCCTCCCGGGGCGCACTAGGGTCGCACCGTGTTCCCTCGCTTCGTGCCCGCCCACCGGTTCCGCCCGGTCGCTCTCGTGCGCGACGAGCGGACCGGCAGCTTCCGCGCGCCGTACGTCGCGATCGAGGCAACGCCCGCTGCCGGCGCCGCCGCGGTCCACCTCGACCTCGTCGCGACGGACGGCACCCTCCTCTCCACCGCGTACGACGCTGTGCGCCGCGAGATCAGCGTCGAGATCACCCGGGCCGGAGGTCGCCGCGAGACCCACCGCAGCAGGCGGCTCGGCCAGCTCGACGCCGCTCCTGCCGCCCCGGAGCACGCCCCGCAGATCGCCCCGCAGATCGCCCCACAGATCGCACTGACCCTGACCGGGCGATGGCTCTGCGCCTGGTCACGCGCAAGCACGGACGAGGAGTGGCTGGCCCGGGCACGGGTCCCGCTGACGCCCCGCCTGGACCCGCAGCGGCCGGCGTTCCTCGACGGGCTCACCGCACGCGTGCGATCCCCTGCGACGGTGACGCAGTGGAAGGCCGGCACGTTCGGCCAGCTGGGGCTGCGCGACCTGCACCTGGTCACGCATGCCGACGGCACGTCGTACGAGCGCGAGGGCCGCCTGTTCCTGACCGCCACCCATGCGGGCCCCGGGTTCGGCGACGCAGCGCAGACGGGCATCTGGTCGTGGGAACCCGGCACGGCCGACCTGCGCCCGGAGTCACTGCTCTGGTGGCAGCGCGACGGCCGGGTGGTCGGGGACCACGCCACGCACCTGGTCCGCGACGACGACCGCTGGCTGGTGGCCACGAGCACCTGGGGCGACTTCGACCGCAAGCGCGTGGCGATCACGCTGACGGAGTCCACCGAGGACCTGCTGGCCGGGGAGCACGTGCTGACCGGTTGCGAGCTCACCGCGCCGATCGCGCCCACCGGAGCCGGCGGCCCGCTCGGGCGCACGGCCGCGGTGTGGGACCCGCACCTGGCGATGATCGACGGGCACTGGCACGTCGCGTTCGTGGCAGCGCGGAAGTTCTTCGACTTCCGCCCAGCGCTCGCCCGAGCGGTCCACCCGGGTCGCGCGGGGCTGAGCGGCCCGCTCGAGCTGATCGGCAGCCTCGAGGACCGGGTCGCCACCGAAGGCTGCCTGCTCACACAGGTCGAGGATCGATGGGTGCTGCTGGCCAGCGACGGTCCAGACAACGACGCGGCGCGGCGCCACCGCTATCCGGTCTTCGACCTGACGCTGCAGGAGATCGGCACCGTCGACGCGTCGTACGGAAGCAACATCCCGTGGCCGATGGTCGTCCGGAACGGACCATCCGGCAACCGGGAAACCCCCCAGGAGGCGTGGTCGATGATCACCTTCGACGGCACGCCGTACGGCGGAGAGCTACCGGGTTACGGCACGCACGGGGACGTGCTCGTGCTGGAGGGAGAAGGAGCTCACTCCTCCTCGGAAGCGGCCTCCAGCAGCGCCTTGACCTCCGACTCGCGGAACCGGCGATGACCACCGAGAGTCCGGATCGAGCTGATCTTTCCGGCCTGTGCCCAGCGGGTCACGGTCTTCGGGTCCACGCGGAACAGACCCGCAACTTCCGCCGGCGTCAGCAGCGGATCTTCTTCGACAGCCATGTTCATCGTTCGTGTCCTCCGAGTCGGTTCACGCCAGCGGGGGCCGAGTCCTACGCTGGGTCATGGGTCCGCACCACCTTCATGCGCACCCCGTAAACGGGACAAACCCTGCCACACACCACGTGGCAACACCTAAGAGGAAGGTCGCCACCGTGACCGAGTTCACTCTCCCGGATGCCGTCGATTTCGGGATTTCAGCCCCGGTTTCCGATACCTGGCCCGACCATGAGCAAGTGGTCTTCTGCCACGATCCGGCAAGCGGTTTGCGGGCCGTCATCGCGATCCACTCGACCGTGCTCGGCCCCAGTCTCGGCGGCACGCGCTTCCATCCGTACGCCGCCACCGCGGACGCCGTGGCCGACGTCCTGGCGCTGTCGAAGGGCATGACCTACAAGGCCTCGCTGGCCGGACTCGACCTCGGCGGCGGCAAGGCCGTGATCCTCGGGGACCCCCACCGCGACAAGACCCCGGACCTGCTCCGGGCCTACGGCCGCGCCGTCGAGTCGCTCGGCGGGCGCTACCTGACCGCGTGCGACGTCGGCACCTACTCGGTCGACATGGACATCGTGGCGGAGGAGTCTTCCTTCGTCACCGGGCGGACGGTCGAGCGCGGCGGCGCGGGCGACAGCAGCGTCCTCACGGCGTACGGCGTGTTCGAGGGCATGCGAGCCGCGGCCGAGGCCCTGTGGGGTGAACCCACACTGGCCGGTCGCACCGTGGGCGTGAGCGGCGTCGGGAAGGTCGGGCACCACCTGGTGACCCACCTGATCGAGGACGGTGCCTCCGTGGTCGTCACCGACGTCTGGGAGCCCGCGCTCGAGCGTGTGCGCGACGAGCACCCCGAGGTCCGCGTCGCGGGCAGCACGGGTGAGCTGGTCAACGAGCAGATCGACGTCTATGCACCGTGCGCACTCGGCGGCGCGCTCGATGACGACGTGGTGGCCGCGCTCGCACACGGAGGCACGAAGCTCGTGTGCGGCGCCGCCAACAACCAGCTCGCGCACCCGGGCATCGAGAAGGAGCTCGAGGCGCGCGGCATCCTCTACGCGCCCGACTACTGCGTGAACTCCGGAGGCCTGATCCAGGTCGCCGACGAGCTCGCTGGTTTCGACTTCGAGCGTGCCCGGCTACGGACAGCGGGCATCTTCTCGACGACCCAACGGGTCATCGAGCGGGCACGCCTCGACGGCGTGCCTCCCGCAGTTGCTGCAGACCGCCTTGCCGAGCAGCGGATCCGCGACGCCAGAGGCGCGCGGGCAACCCGGCAGGGCCGGGCTCAGTCGCGCGAGTCGGAGTACTCGGACCAGTCGTCGTAGTCGTCCTCGGGGGCCGGAGGGGCCACCGTCGGCTGACTGCTGCCGGTCTGTGTGTGCAGCTCATTGGCCAGCGCGCCGAAGTCCGTCTCGTGAGTCCGGTACTTCAGGTCGCGTGCGACCTTCGTCTGCTTTGCCTTGGCTCGGCCGCGTCCCATAGGAGCCGACCCCCTCGCGCGTCTGCCGGACGACAGCTCATCACTGTCGCACCCGGTCTAGGTGTGATGTCTCGTGAGGGCAACGCTACCCGGTCCACGGGTGTTCCAGCGAACGAGGGCGGGCAATTGGGACGTGGCGACTCTCACGACACCGTTTGCCGCGGCGTCACCAGCCTGCGTGCTGGCCCGTCAGGGTCACCGAACCGTCGCCCGGGGTGACCTCGCCGGCGACCCAGGCCTCGATGCCGAAGCCGGCGAGGGTGGCGATCGCGGTGTCGACGTCGTCAGCCGGCGTGAGCGCGACCATGCCGACGCCCAGGTTGAGCGTGGCCTCCAGGTCGGGCTGCGGGACCGCGCCGACCTTGCGGACCAGGTCGAAGATCGGCTGCGGGGTCCACGTCGCCCGGTCGAGGGTGGCGGAGAGCTCCTTGGGCATCACGCGGGCGAGGTTGGCAGCAAGACCGCCGCCGGTGATGTGGGACATCGCGTGGGTGCCGGTCGCGTCAGCGAGCGCGAGGCAGGCCTTGGCGTAGATCCGCGTCGGGACCAGCAGCTCCTCGCCGAGACTCGAACCGAGCTCGTCGACCTGACGGTCGAGGTCCCAGCCGGCCTTGTTGAAGAAGACGTGGCGCACGAGCGAGTAGCCGTTGGAGTGCAGGCCGCTCGCCTTCATCGCGATGACGACGTCGCCCGCCTCGACCTTGTGGGCGCCGAGCAGTCGCGACTTCTCGACGACACCGGTCGTCGCGCCGGCCACGTCGTACTCGTCGGGGGCCAGGAGGCCGGGGTGCTCCGCGGTCTCGCCGCCGACCAGCGCACAGCCGGCCTCGACGCACGCCTCGGCGATGCCCTTGACGATCGCGGCGATGCGCTCGGGGACGACCTTGCCGGTGGCGATGTAGTCGGTCATGAAGAGCGGCTCGGCGCCACAGACGACCAGGTCGTCGACGACCATGCCGACGAGGTCGAAGCCGATGGTGTCGTGCTTGTCCATCCTGCGCGCGATGTCGACCTTGGTGCCGACGCCGTCGGTGGAGGTCGCGAGCAGCGGGTGCTCGTAGTTCTTGAGAGCAGAGACGTCGAAGAGACCCGCGAAGCCACCCAGGCCGCCGATCATCTCGGGGCGGCGGGACTTCTCGACCCAGCCCTTCATCAGCTCGATGGCGCGGTCAGCCGCCTCGATGTCGACGCCGGCCTCGGCGTAGGCGTTCGGGGTCTCGGTCACTTCGGCTCCCTCAGGGCGTTCAATCACTGGCAATCTCTGGCGATCACTGGCAGGCGGTGGCAGGTCAGGGGCGGTCGAGCGCGTCGGCGGCTCCGCCACCGGCAACAGAGGCCAGCCCGACACCATCAGGGGTGTCGAGCGGGTCGACCACGCAGCAGGGGTCGTTCTGGATCTCGAGGAGGTTCTTGCCCCGCCGCTCCGGGTCGGGCAGTGCCACCGGGTAGACGCCGTCGAAGCAGGCCCGGCACAGGTGGTCCATCGGCACCGTGGTCGCTTCGACCAGGTCCTCGAGCGAGATGTAACCCAGCGAGTCGGCGCCGATCGAGGTGCAGATCTCGTCGGTGGTCAGGCCGTTGGCGATCAGCTCCGCGCGCGTGGCGAAGTCGATGCCGTAGAAGCACGGCCACTTCACCGGCGGGCTGGAGATCCGGACGTGGACCTCCTTGGCGCCGGCCTCGCGCAGCATCCGCACCAGCGCGCGCTGGGTGTTGCCGCGGACGATCGAGTCGTCGACGACGACGAGGCGCTTGCCCTCGATGACGTCGCGGAGCGGGTTCAGCTTGAGCCGGATGCCGAGCTGGCGGATCGTCTGGCTGGGCTGGATGAAGGTGCGTCCGACGTAGGAGTTCTTGACCAGGCCCACGCCGTAGGGGATCCCGGACTCCTCGGCGTAGCCGATGGCCGACGGGGTGCCGGACTCCGGGACCGGGATGACCAGGTCGGCATCAGCCGGGAAGGCCTGCGCCAGACGACGGCCGATCTCCACGCGGACGCTGTGGACCCGCTTGTTGGAGATGATCGTGTCGGGGCGCGCGAGGTAGACGAACTCGAACAGGCAGCCCTTGGGCGCCGGCTCGGCGAAGGTGCGCGAGCGCAGGCCGTCGGCGTCGACGATGATCATCTCGCCCGGCTCGACCTCGCGGACGTAGGAGGCGCCGACGATGTCGAGGGCGGCGGTCTCGCTGGCGATGACCCAGCCGCGCTCGAGGCGGCCGAGGACCAGCGGGCGGATGCCCTGGGGGTCACGCGCGGCGTAGAGGGTGTTCTCGTCCATCCAGACCAGCGAGTAGGCGCCGTGGACCTGGGGCAGCAGCTCCATCGCCTTGTCCTCGACGCTGCTGTCGCGGTGCAGCGCCAGCAGGGCGGTCAGGACGGAGGTGTCGTTGGTGGCGCCCTCGGGACCGCGCACGTCGAGCGGCAGGCGCCCGTCGAGCTCGGTGATCTCGTCGACCATGCCGGCCAGGTCGGCGGTGTTGGTCAGGTTGCCGTTGTGCGCCAGCGCGATCGAGCCGTTGGGCGTCGGGTGGAACGTCGGCTGCGCGTTGTGCCAGGTGCTCGCGCCGGTGGTGGAGTAGCGGGCGTGGCCGATCGCGAGGTGGCCCTTGAGGGACTCGAGCGTCGACTCGTCGAAGACCTGGGAGACCAGGCCCATGTCCTTGTAGACCAGGATCTGCTTGCCGTTGCTGACCGCGATGCCGGCAGACTCCTGGCCGCGGTGCTGCAGCGCGTAGATGCCGTAGTAGGTCAGCTTGGCGACGTCCTCGCCGGGGGCCCAGACACCGAAGACACCACAGGCGTCCTGGGGTCCCTGATCCTGAGGATCGAGGGCCGCGGTCAGTCGGCCGTCGCCCCCCTTGCGCGCGCTGGTGTGGGACACACAGAAGATTCTAGGTGGAGATCGGTGGTCCTCAGACCGCCATCCAGTGCGATCGCTCACAACCTGGACCGGCACCCCCCGCCGAGATGTCGCTGATGGCCCGCCGAGACGTCGCTCGTGGCCCGGCGAGATGTCAGTTCTGGTCGCGGCCGAGGTACTCCAGCAACAGGGTCTCGGCGACACACACGCGCTCGAACTCGGCCAGGTGGAGACCCTCGTTGGGCCCGTGCGCGCGGGTGTCGGGATCCTCGACACCGGTCACCAGGACGCTCGCGTTCGGAAACGCACCGAGGAACTCCGCGATGAAGGGGATGGAGCCACCGACACCCATGTCGACCGGCTCCGTGCCGCCCCAGGCGTCGCGGAACGCGGCCCGCGCAGCGTCGTACGCCGGGCCGTCGGCCTCGATCTGCGTGGCCTCGCCGGCATCGACGAGCGTGACGGTGAGCTCGGCACCCCACGGCGTGTGCTCGGCGAGGTGGCGCTCGAGACAGGCCAGCGCGTTGGCCGTCGTGTCGCCGGGGGCGATGCGCATCGAGATCTTTGCGCGCGCGGACGGGACGAGGGTGTTGCTCGCGCCGTCGACCTTCGGGGCGTCGAGGCCGGTGATGCTGAGGGCCGGCCTGGTCCACAGCCGCTCGACCGCGGAGCCGTCGCCGATCCACTGGATCCCGGCCACCGCGCCGGACTCGGCACGCAGTCGCTCCTCCGGGTAGTCGACGTCGGCAGCCGGCCCCGCGTGCAGGCCGGCGACCGCGACGTTGCCGACGTCATCGTGCAGGCTGGCGATGAGGCGGCTCAGCGCGACCAGGGCATCCGGGACGAGCCCGCCCCACATGCCCGAGTGGACGGCGTGGTCGAGCGTGCGCACCTCGACATCGACCCGGACCAGACCACGGAGGCTGGTGGTCAGCGCCGGCACACCGATGTCCCAGTTGCCGGAGTCCGCGATCACGATGACGTCGGCGGAGAGCTCCGCGCGGTGGGAGTCGAGGAGCTCGGGCAACGTCTCCGAGCCGACCTCCTCCTCGCCCTCGATGAAGAGCTTCACCGTCACGGGCAGGTCGTCGCCGAGGGCACGGACCGCGGCCAGGTGCGCCACGATGCCGGCCTTGTCGTCCGCCGCGCCGCGCCCGTAGAGGCGGTCCCCACGCTCGGTCGGGGTCCACGGGTGGGAGTCCCACTCACGGTGGTCGTTCTCGGGCTGCACGTCGTGGTGCGCGTAGAGCAGCACCGTCGGCGCGCCCGCGGGGCCGAGCTTCTCACCGATGACCGCCGGCGGAGCACCGTCGTAGGCGCGGATGATCTGGGTGCTGAACCCCTCCGCGTCGAAGAGGGCCTGGGTCGCCGCGGCGCTTCGCTCAACCTCGGCCGCACGGGCCGGATCGGCGCTGACCGACTGGATCCGGACCAGGTCCTCGAGGTCGGAGCGGAGCTGCGGAAGCAGCTCCTGGATCTTGGCGCGGGCTGACTCGACGGGCATGCCGGTCAGGCTAACCGCGCTCGCTCACCGGATCCGGTCCGCTGTGGTCACGACCTGACAACGTTTGGGCGATCGACCAGACGAGGGCTGCCGCGACCGCCACCGCCGGCGGCGCCAGCAGGTACGCCGAGGGGTGGCTCGCCGCCGTGAACACGTCGAACGTCGAGTCGATCAGCTCGCGCAGGCCCGCGCCACTGCCCATCCCGCTCGAGCCGTAGACCGCGGCGTACGAGAGGGCGGTGAAGAACGGCTGGGCGAAGGTCACCACCACGACCGGGACCACCCAGCCGAGAAGGTGCCACACCGGCCGCACTCCCGCGCGGGCCAGGACGACCGCGAGCGCGGGCGCGAGGAGCCAGTGGGCGCGGTGCACGAGGCCATCGAGCCCGACGGCGAGCACCAGCGGCGCCGTCCACGACCCGACCATGGCGGCGACGACGGTGCCTCCGGCGACCTGCGACCAGCGCCGGCCGCTGGCGATGCCCAGCCCGGCGAGGACTCCGAGAACCGGTGCTGTCACAGCGGCGGCGACGAGGACGACCACGAGCAGCACCGCTGCGTCCGTCTCCTCACGGAACGGACCGACCACGTCCCACGTCTGGGCGAGAGCGCCCGCGAAGCCAGCGAGCGCCCCGATGGCACCCGTGTGGTGGCCGATCCGGAGCAGCCTCGGGATCACGACGCCCGCAGCGCCGCCGATCCCGCCCGACACGATCAGCAGACCGAGCGCGTACTCACCGAAGGGCAGTGCCACCCAAGGCGTCTCGTCGGGCTCGATCGAGCTCCACGCCGACGAGACCTGCAGTCGGCCGCCATCGACGAGCCAGGGCAGCACCCCGACTGTCCAGCCCGCCACGGCGCCGACGATCAACCCGAGAAGTGAGCGCATGGGACGACCGTAGTTGGTCGCTACAACGGGAGGTACGACGCCAGGTCGGTGCGCTCGCCACTGGCTCTCACACGCCCGCTGCCCAGTCCGTCAGCCCAGGCGAGCCGGCCCGTCGCCAGCGCCAGCCACGTCTCTGCGTCGGTCTCGATCACGGCAGGCGGCGTGCCCCGCGTGTGACGGACGCCCGCGATGCACTGGATCGCGGCATAGGGCGGGATGCGCACCTCGACGGAGTTGCCGGGCGCCCTCTCCTGCAGCACCGCGAGGTGGTGCTTCACGAGCAGTCGCAGGTCGGCCGGCGTGGCCGACCCCGCGTCGTACGCCGTGCGGGCTGCCGCGAGCTGGTCAGCAGGGGCGGGCGTCAGTCGGCGGGGCACTCCCCCATTGTCCCCTCCCGGTTCAGTCGAAGTTGCCGCTGCGGCCGCGCTTGATCTCTCCGCGCTGCTTCTTGCCGGCGAGCCGGCGCTCCTTGGAACCGCGGGTCGGCCTTGTGGGGCGACGCTTCGCCGGCGGTGGCGCGGCCGCTTCACGGAGCAGCTGGGCCAGGCGATCGCGGGCGGCGCGGCGGTTGGCCAGCTGGGAGCGGTACTCACTCGCGGCCAGCGTGAGCACGCCGTCGACGAGCCGGGGGCCGAGGCGCTCCAGCAGCCTGGCCCGCAGGTGCTCGGGCACAGCCGTCGACCGGGCGACGTCGAACGAGAGCTCCACGCGGCTGTCGGCGGTGTTGACGCCCTGGCCGCCGGGACCCGACGAGCGGGAGAAGCGCTCACCGAGCTCGCCGTCCGGGACGACGAAGCTGCGGGTCACGACGAGATCCTCGGGCACGGCTCCATCATCACCCGGCTTGTCCCAACCGTGACCTTCCAGCAACGCACCAGTGACCCGGGTCACAGAGGGTGCGGAGGGTCGGCAGCCCGCCGACACCTAGGAAAGGTCTGCACGTGAGCATCTCAACCCACCTCGGGGTGGGCCGCCGCCGGAACGGCATCACCGTTCTCAGCGCTGGCATCGCCCTGCTCGCCACCTCTGCTGTCGCCACCACCGCCACCGCGGCTCCGACAGCCACCGGGGCCGATCGCACCAACACCACCTCCAAGACCCTCCGGTCCGCCGTCACTCCCGCAGGCGTGATGGAGCACCTCAACGCACTCGATGCCATCGGCGCGGCCAACGGAGGCACCCGCGCCTCGGGCACACCCGGCTACGCCGCCTCGCGGGACTATGTGGTCGCACAGCTGGAAGCGGCCGGCTACGAGCCGACGGTCCAGGCGTTCGACTTCCCGTTCTACCGCCAGCTCTCACCCGCCACCTTCGAGCAGGTCGCGCCCAGCCCGGCGACGTACGCCGAGGGCACGGACTTCGCGTCCATGACCTACTCCGGATCCGGTGACGTCACGGCGACCGTGCAGGGCGTCGACCTGAACCTCGGCGACCTGGCTGCCTCCACCAGCGGTTGCGAGGACGCCGACTTCGCCGGGTTCACCGCGGGCAACATCGCGCTGGTCCGTCGCGGCACCTGCACGTTCGGCGAGAAGGTCGTCAATGCGCAGGAGGCCGGAGCTGCGGCGGTCGTCGTGATGAACCAGGGCACCGCGGGCCGCACCGATGCGTTCGCCGGCACCCTGGGCGCACCCGTCGCCACCGTCCCGGCGTACGGCACGAGCTTCGCGATCGGCCAGGCACTGGCCGTCGACGGCGCCGTCGCCCACGTGGCGATCGAGACCGAGTCCGAGACCCGCACGACCTGGAACGTGTTCGCAGAGACCGCGGGTGGCGATGCCGAGAACGTCGTCATGACCGGCGCCCACCTCGACAGCGTGGTGCCCGGACCGGGCATCAACGACAACGGCAGCGGCTCCGCTGCGATCCTCGAGGTCGCCCAGCAGATGGCCAAGGTCAAGCCGAAGAACAAGGTGCGGTTCGCGTGGTGGGGCGCGGAGGAGCTCGGCCTGCTCGGCTCCGAGCACTACGTCGCCGACCTCGAGGCCAACGCGCCGTCCTCGCTCGAGGACATTGCCCTCTACCTGAACTTCGACATGGTCGGCTCGCCGAACTACGCGCTCTTCGTCTACGACGGCGACAACTCGAAGTTCCCCGTCGGCCCGAGTGCCGCCGAAGGCCCCGAGGGCTCGGGCGCGATCGAGAAGCTGTTCCACGACTACTTCGCCGGCGAGGGCACGCCCTCCGCGGAGACGCCGTTCAGCGGTCGCAGTGACTACGGACCGTTCATCGCCGTCGGCATCCCGGCCGGTGGCCTGTTCACCGGCGCCGAGGGCGTCAAGACGGCGGAGGAGGCCGCGCTGTTCGGCGGCACGGCCGGTGTCGCCTACGACGCCTGCTACCACCAGGCCTGCGACACCATCGCCAACGTCAACGTGGACGCGATCGACCACAACTCCGACGCGATCGCGCACGCCATCCTGACCTACGGGATGAGCACGCAGGCGGTCAACGGCGGCAAGGGTCGTCCGGTCGGCCCGCCGTCACCGGACGGCGTACCGAGCGGCAGCGGCACGAGCGAGGGCGGCGGTCTGCACGCCGACCACGACCACGAGCTGCCGTTGTCCTGACGGAACCTGGGGGTGAGGCCCCGGGTCCGCGCAAGCGGGCTCGGGGCCTCGTCACGTCAGCAAATGGCGATAGTCCCTAACGAAAAGCGCCTCATCCGGCTCGGGTGAGGCGCTTTTCGTCAGGGACTATCTGACGGTGGGTCAGGCCATGGCGGCGGGGAGCGTGGCGGTCCACGCCTCGCGCAGCTCGGCGATCGGCAGGTCGAACTGGCCCTCGACCACGATCGCCTCGCCGCCGGTGGTGCCGAGCGCGGTGAGGGGTACGCCGTGCTTGCCGGCCAGCGCCTCGAGCTCAGCGACCTTGCCGGTGGGGACGGTGACCAGCACGCGGGCGGTCGACTCGGCGAAGAGCGCGAGGAACGGGTCGCCCGGGAGCGTCACCGTGGCGCCGATGTTGTTCTTCAGCGCCGACTCGGCCAGCGTCTGCGCCAGGCCGCCGTCGGAGAGGTCGTGTGCCGAGGCCAGCAGGCCGACGCCCTCGAGGAGCAGCGCAGCGAGCGCCTTCTCGGCAGCGAAGTCGACCTTCGGCGGCAGGCCACCGAGGTGCTGGTGGACGACGTGCGCCCACTCCGAGCCCGAGAGCTCCTCGCGGGTCTCGCCGAGGAGGTAGACGGCCAGACCCTCGGCCTCGAACGCACTGGGCGTGCGGCGGGTGACGTCGTCGATGACACCGAGGACGGCGACCACCGGGGTCGGCAGGATCGCGGTCTCGCCGGTCTGGTTGTAGAGCGACACGTTGCCGCCGGTGACCGGGGTGCCGAGCTCCTTGCAGCCCTCCTTGAGGCCCGTGCAGGCCTCCGCGAACTGCCACATGACGGCCGGGTCCTCGGGCGAGCCGAAGTTGAGGCAGTCGGAGACGGCCAGCGGCTGCGCGCCACCGGTCGCGACGTTGCGGTAGGACTCGACCAGCGCCAGCTGCGCACCCGCGAACGGGTCCAGCTTGGCGAAGCGGCCGTTGCAGTCGGTCGAGACCGAGACGCCGAGGTTGGTGGACTCGTCGATGCGGATCATGCCCGAGTCGGACGGCTGCGAGAGGACCGTGTTGCCGCGGACGTAGCGGTCGTACTGGTCGGTGATCCACGACTTGTCGCACAGGTTCGGGGATGCGGCGAGCTGGACGAGGGTCGAGCGGAACTCCGCGCCGGTGGTCGGGCGCGGGAGCTTCTCGGCCGCGTCGGCCTGGAGCGCGTCCTGCCAGTCCGGGCGGGCGAACGGGCGGTTGTAGACCGGGCCGTCGTGCGCGACCGATCCCGGCGGCACGTCGACGACGCGCTGTCCGTGCCAGTCGATCTCGAGGCGACCCGTGTCGGTGACCTCGCCGATCACAGCGGCCTCGACGTCCCACTTGGCGCAGATCGCCATGAAGGCTTCGACGTTTGCGGGCTCGACGACCGCCATCATGCGCTCCTGCGACTCGCTCATGAGGATCTCCTCGGGAGAGAGCGTCGAGTCGCGCAGCGGCACCTTGTCGAGGTGGACGTGCATGCCGCCGTCACCGGCAGAAGCGAGCTCGGAGGTGGCACAGGAGAGACCGGCGCCGCCGAGATCCTGGATGCCCGCGACCACGTGGGCCGCGAAGAGCTCGAGGGTGCACTCGATGAGCAGCTTCTCCATGAACGGGTCGCCGACCTGGACGGCCGGGCGCTTGGCCGGGCCGGAGTCCTCGAACGTCTCGCTCGCCAGGATCGAGACGCCGCCGATGCCGTCGCCGCCGGTGCGCGCGCCGTACAGGATGACGAGGTTGCCCTTGCCCGTGGCGTTGGCCAGGTGGAGGTCCTCGTGGCGCATGACGCCGATCGCGAGGGCGTTGACCAGCGGGTTGCCGAGGTAGGTCTCGTCGAAGACGGCCTCGCCGCCGATGTTGGGCAGGCCGAGGCAGTTGCCGTAGCCACCGACGCCGGAGACGATGCCGGGCAGCACGCGGTGGGTGTCGTCGGCATCGAGCGGGCCGAAGCGCAGCGGGTCCATGACCGCGATCGGGCGGGCGCCCATCGCGATGATGTCGCGGACGATGCCGCCGATGCCGGTCGCGGCGCCCTGGTAGGGCTCGACGTACGACGGGTGGTTGTGCGACTCGACCTTGAAGCTGACCGCGTAGCCCTGGCCGATGTCGAGCACGCCGGCGTTCTCACCGATGCCCGCGAGCATCGGGCCGCGCGGCGTCTCCTGCGCGAGCTCACCGAACTGCTTGAGGTGCACCTTGGAGGACTTGTAGGAGCAGTGCTCCGACCACATCACCGAGTACATCGCCAGCTCGGAGCTGGTGGGACGGCGCCCGAGGATCTCGCGGATCCGGGCGTA
This genomic interval from Nocardioides cavernaquae contains the following:
- a CDS encoding BldC family transcriptional regulator is translated as MAVEEDPLLTPAEVAGLFRVDPKTVTRWAQAGKISSIRTLGGHRRFRESEVKALLEAASEEE
- a CDS encoding Glu/Leu/Phe/Val dehydrogenase dimerization domain-containing protein translates to MTEFTLPDAVDFGISAPVSDTWPDHEQVVFCHDPASGLRAVIAIHSTVLGPSLGGTRFHPYAATADAVADVLALSKGMTYKASLAGLDLGGGKAVILGDPHRDKTPDLLRAYGRAVESLGGRYLTACDVGTYSVDMDIVAEESSFVTGRTVERGGAGDSSVLTAYGVFEGMRAAAEALWGEPTLAGRTVGVSGVGKVGHHLVTHLIEDGASVVVTDVWEPALERVRDEHPEVRVAGSTGELVNEQIDVYAPCALGGALDDDVVAALAHGGTKLVCGAANNQLAHPGIEKELEARGILYAPDYCVNSGGLIQVADELAGFDFERARLRTAGIFSTTQRVIERARLDGVPPAVAADRLAEQRIRDARGARATRQGRAQSRESEYSDQSS
- a CDS encoding DUF3073 domain-containing protein, which codes for MGRGRAKAKQTKVARDLKYRTHETDFGALANELHTQTGSSQPTVAPPAPEDDYDDWSEYSDSRD
- the purM gene encoding phosphoribosylformylglycinamidine cyclo-ligase — its product is MTETPNAYAEAGVDIEAADRAIELMKGWVEKSRRPEMIGGLGGFAGLFDVSALKNYEHPLLATSTDGVGTKVDIARRMDKHDTIGFDLVGMVVDDLVVCGAEPLFMTDYIATGKVVPERIAAIVKGIAEACVEAGCALVGGETAEHPGLLAPDEYDVAGATTGVVEKSRLLGAHKVEAGDVVIAMKASGLHSNGYSLVRHVFFNKAGWDLDRQVDELGSSLGEELLVPTRIYAKACLALADATGTHAMSHITGGGLAANLARVMPKELSATLDRATWTPQPIFDLVRKVGAVPQPDLEATLNLGVGMVALTPADDVDTAIATLAGFGIEAWVAGEVTPGDGSVTLTGQHAGW
- the purF gene encoding amidophosphoribosyltransferase: MSHTSARKGGDGRLTAALDPQDQGPQDACGVFGVWAPGEDVAKLTYYGIYALQHRGQESAGIAVSNGKQILVYKDMGLVSQVFDESTLESLKGHLAIGHARYSTTGASTWHNAQPTFHPTPNGSIALAHNGNLTNTADLAGMVDEITELDGRLPLDVRGPEGATNDTSVLTALLALHRDSSVEDKAMELLPQVHGAYSLVWMDENTLYAARDPQGIRPLVLGRLERGWVIASETAALDIVGASYVREVEPGEMIIVDADGLRSRTFAEPAPKGCLFEFVYLARPDTIISNKRVHSVRVEIGRRLAQAFPADADLVIPVPESGTPSAIGYAEESGIPYGVGLVKNSYVGRTFIQPSQTIRQLGIRLKLNPLRDVIEGKRLVVVDDSIVRGNTQRALVRMLREAGAKEVHVRISSPPVKWPCFYGIDFATRAELIANGLTTDEICTSIGADSLGYISLEDLVEATTVPMDHLCRACFDGVYPVALPDPERRGKNLLEIQNDPCCVVDPLDTPDGVGLASVAGGGAADALDRP
- a CDS encoding dipeptidase: MPVESARAKIQELLPQLRSDLEDLVRIQSVSADPARAAEVERSAAATQALFDAEGFSTQIIRAYDGAPPAVIGEKLGPAGAPTVLLYAHHDVQPENDHREWDSHPWTPTERGDRLYGRGAADDKAGIVAHLAAVRALGDDLPVTVKLFIEGEEEVGSETLPELLDSHRAELSADVIVIADSGNWDIGVPALTTSLRGLVRVDVEVRTLDHAVHSGMWGGLVPDALVALSRLIASLHDDVGNVAVAGLHAGPAADVDYPEERLRAESGAVAGIQWIGDGSAVERLWTRPALSITGLDAPKVDGASNTLVPSARAKISMRIAPGDTTANALACLERHLAEHTPWGAELTVTLVDAGEATQIEADGPAYDAARAAFRDAWGGTEPVDMGVGGSIPFIAEFLGAFPNASVLVTGVEDPDTRAHGPNEGLHLAEFERVCVAETLLLEYLGRDQN
- a CDS encoding sterol carrier family protein, which gives rise to MPRRLTPAPADQLAAARTAYDAGSATPADLRLLVKHHLAVLQERAPGNSVEVRIPPYAAIQCIAGVRHTRGTPPAVIETDAETWLALATGRLAWADGLGSGRVRASGERTDLASYLPL
- the arfB gene encoding alternative ribosome rescue aminoacyl-tRNA hydrolase ArfB is translated as MPEDLVVTRSFVVPDGELGERFSRSSGPGGQGVNTADSRVELSFDVARSTAVPEHLRARLLERLGPRLVDGVLTLAASEYRSQLANRRAARDRLAQLLREAAAPPPAKRRPTRPTRGSKERRLAGKKQRGEIKRGRSGNFD